Proteins encoded by one window of Mercenaria mercenaria strain notata chromosome 4, MADL_Memer_1, whole genome shotgun sequence:
- the LOC123551776 gene encoding frizzled-4-like — MAAAGVTITVLLLFLSCSLCTSGRTEGTGIVRSCDVIKLDLCKDLGYKVTGMPNVVNHTNVKDAELTLQTFSPLIQYGCSSNLRFFLCSAYLPMCTQKVKTTIGPCRPLCEKVKSKCQPVLIDFGFPWPDALNCSQFPAENNQKHMCMPGPDEVEEEGHSKPREKIGYTSSKYNRVPSIQETTLIKPKEVPCGHYSHPENYIYINRTKRCALKCDQNEAFTGKDKYFADIWMSIWAGLCFVSTLFTVMTFIIDSQRFKYPERPIIFLSMCYNFYSIAYIIRLISGRDSIACDNIDSHSKVRILIQEGLENTDCAIVFLLLYFFGTASSLWWVVLTLTWFLAAGLKWGHEAIQLHSTFFHLAAWALPAIKTILILVMRDVDADELTGICYVGNQNNKTLIGFAISPLLVYLLVGTSFIIAGIVAMFNIRRRVRSDGVRTDKLEVLMIRIGIFSVLYTVPAMCVIGCLFYEFVNRDSWYFSNSDSSPKIEVFMLKVFMNLVVGITSGMWIWSQKTITSWQNFFTKLCLRRDDKKHAKTYTVPVYHYQQIPVKNSRTLRHEKSKRTDSNSGTIV; from the coding sequence ATGGCCGCGGCAGGTGTAACAATAACAGTATTGTTGTTATTTCTCTCGTGCTCGTTGTGCACGAGCGGGAGAACGGAAGGGACTGGTATTGTCAGGTCATGCGACGTTATTAAACTGGACCTTTGCAAAGACCTAGGATACAAAGTTACGGGTATGCCTAATGTAGTCAATCATACGAATGTCAAAGATGCCGAGTTGACTTTGCAAACTTTTTCACCTCTCATACAGTACGGATGCTCCAGTAATTTGAGATTCTTCTTGTGTTCGGCTTATTTGCCCATGTGTACACAGAAGGTCAAAACCACTATTGGACCTTGTCGACCATTATGTGAAAAGGTCAAAAGTAAATGCCAGCCAGTGTTAATAGATTTTGGCTTTCCTTGGCCAGATGCTCTGAACTGTTCGCAGTTTCCTGCagaaaataaccaaaaacataTGTGTATGCCAGGTCCAGATGAGGTCGAGGAAGAAGGTCATTCGAAACCACGAGAGAAAATCGGTTACACATCGTCAAAATACAATAGAGTGCCGTCAATCCAAGAGACAACACTAATAAAACCAAAAGAAGTTCCATGTGGACACTATAGTCATCCAGAGAATTACATATATATCAATAGAACAAAAAGGTGTGCTTTAAAATGTGATCAAAATGAGGCATTCACAggaaaagataaatattttgccGATATTTGGATGTCGATATGGGCAGGCCTTTGCTTTGTTTCAACTTTATTTACTGTTATGACATTTATAATCGACTCCCAAAGATTTAAATATCCTGAGAGACCTATTATTTTTCTATCAATGTGCTACAATTTCTACAGTATTGCTTATATAATTCGACTTATTTCGGGTCGCGATTCCATTGCTTGTGATAACATCGATAGTCATAGCAAAGTCAGAATTTTAATCCAAGAAGGCTTAGAAAATACAGACTGTGCCATAGTTTTCTTACTTCTTTATTTTTTCGGGACGGCAAGTTCCTTATGGTGGGTAGTTTTAACCTTAACATGGTTCCTGGCTGCGGGTCTGAAGTGGGGCCATGAAGCGATTCAACTCCATAGTACATTTTTCCATCTTGCTGCATGGGCTTTGCCTGCAATCAAAACTATTCTAATTCTTGTAATGAGAGACGTAGATGCGGACGAGTTAACTGGGATATGCTATGTTGGAAACCAAAATAATAAAACGTTAATTGGTTTTGCAATTTCTCCGTTGTTAGTTTATCTACTTGTCGGAACAAGTTTCATTATCGCAGGCATTGTTGCAATGTTCAATATTAGACGACGTGTTCGTAGTGATGGAGTACGGACGGACAAACTTGAGGTGCTAATGATTCGTATTGGAATATTCTCAGTGTTATATACAGTTCCAGCCATGTGTGTTATTGGatgtttattttatgaatttgtaaaCAGAGATTCATGGTATTTCTCAAACAGTGATAGTTCACCAAAGATTGAAGTGTTTATGTTAAAAGTATTTATGAACCTTGTTGTTGGGATAACTAGTGGTATGTGGATTTGGTCCCAAAAGACCATCACGTCTTGGCAAAACTTCTTTACCAAATTGTGTTTGCGTAGAGACGACAAAAAACATGCAAAAACTTACACTGTGCCAGTGTATCATTATCAACAGATTCCAGTCAAAAACTCTCGAACTCTTCGACATGAGAAATCCAAACGGACAGATTCTAACAGCGGTACAATAGTGTAG